The Xanthomonas indica sequence GCAGGCTGTCGTGCAGGGTCTTCAGTTCCGCGGCAATGGCCTTGCGGTCGGGGGTGGTCAGCGCCGAACTATTGGCTTCGACCGTCAGATCCTTGACCCGGGCCATCAGGTCGCCGGCCTGCGACAGCGAGTTCTCCTGCAGGTTGAGCCGGTTCTGCACGTTGGTGGCGTTGTCGCCGAAGCGCGCCAGGGCGGCCACCGTGCGATCCAGGCTGACCGCGGTGCCGGCGGCGACCGGGTCGTCGGCCGCGCTGACAATGCGCTGGCCGGTGGAGAGCTGCTGCTGCAGGTGCGAGATCGTCGCCTGCTTGCCGAGCATGGTGTTGAGCGACTGATTGAAGATCATGCCGCTGGAGATGCGATTGCTCATCGGACCGCGCTCAGGATGGACTGGAACAGGGTGTCGGCGGTGGAGATCAGGCGCGAGGCCGCCTGGTAGGCCTGCTGCAGCCGCAGCATGTCCGCCGCTTCCTCGTCGAGGTTGACGCCGGACAGCGAGTCGCGCGCGTCCTGGGCGCTGCTCTGGATCACGTCCTGCGCGTCGGCCGCGTACTTGGCCTGGCGCGCCGACGAGCCGACCGTGGTGGTCAGGCCGGCCACCGCGCCGTTGAGGGTGATGGTGCCGCCGTTGAAGGCCTTGGAATCGTCCAGGTTGGACAGCAGCAGCGCGTTGCCGTTGTTGCTCGAGCCGACCCCGGTCGGGCCCACCGCGAAGCTGTCGCCGGCGGACGGCACGCCGTCCATGGTCAGGCTCCAGCCGTTGGCGCTGATGGTCTGCCCGGCGGTGTAGGTCTGCGGGGCGCCGCCGTTGATCGAGTAATGGGTGGAATCGATGAAGGCGATGTTCGCCGGCGTCAGCAGGTTGGCGTTGCTGGCGTCGGTTGCGGTGACATTGCTGACTTTGCCGGTCCCCAGGTTGCTCAGCGTGGCGCTGGCCTGGATCGGCGTCGCCGCGGCGATGCGCGAGGGGTCGGTGATGGCCACGGACAGCTTGCTGATGGCGTTGGCGGTGGGCTGCAGCAGGAACTTGTCGCCGCTGGCGGCGGTGCCGGACACCTGCAGGGTCACGCCGTTGACCACGAACGGATCGGCGCTGGTGCCGGAACCGGTCATCGGAATGCTGGCGCCGGTGTCGGCGCGGCTGGCGTTCCAGCTCGTGCCGTTGTAGGTCAGCAGCAGGTTCTGCCCGTCGAGCTTGCTCAGGTCGCTGACGCTGGCGGTGAACGCGGCCGTGCCGGTGTTGGCGCTGTTGCCGTCCACGCTCGGCGGCGGCAGATTGAAGAAATCGCCGCCCATCTGCCCGTACAGGTCCATGCCGGCATGGTGCTGCTGGTTGTAGCTGCTGGCCAGGCCGGTGGCGATGCGGCCGAGCTCGGCCTTGGTCGGATCCAGGACGGTGCTGCGGAACTCCAGGAAGCCGCCGATCTGCCCGCCCAGCGCCTTTTCGCTCAGCGGGGTGGTGCCGCCCTGGGTCTTCACCGCGATCTGCAGCCGCTCCGGCTGGTAGGGATCGGGACTGGCGACCAGCGTCGAGGCGTTGGTCCCGACCACCATTGCCTGGCCGCCGGAGGTGTAGACGTTCATCATCCCGCCATCCTGCTGGATGACGCTGCCGCCGGTGTAGCCGATGAGCTGGCTGATCATCTGGTCGCGGCGGTCGAGCAGGTCCGGCGCGGCGGCATTGGCGTTGGAGCCGATCTGGCCGTTGAGCTTGGCGATCTCGGTGGCCAGGCGGTTGGCTTCGGCGGTGCCGGCCAGCAGGCCGTTGTTGACCTCGCTGCCGAGCGAGTCGAGCTGGCCGTTGAGCTGCTTGAAGCGGGTCACCAGCGAATTGCCGGCGTCCAGCAGGTTCTGCCGGTTGGCGCTGGCCGAGGCATTGGAGGACAGGCCGCTGGTGGCGTCGAAGAAGTTCGACCACTGCCCGGCGATGCTGGTGGCCTTGTCCGAGAACAGGCCGTCGACGCGGCTGGACAGGCTGGACAACTGCTTCAGTCGCGCGACTTCGCCGGTGCTGTCGAACAGGCGCGAGATCGCCAACTGGTCGGCGACACGGGAGACGTCGGTGATCTGGGTGCCGTTGCCGACGAACTCGCTGCCGTACTGGCTGGGGACCGTGGTCGCGAACGTCGTCCGCTGCCGGCTGTAGCCGTCGGTGTTGATGTTGGCGACGTTGTGGCTGACCGTGGACAGGGCCCGCTGGAAGGCGAGCAGGGCGCCGGTACCGGTAGAGAGAATGGACATGGGCGGCTACCTCAGCGGCGCACGAGGCCGGACGAATCGACGGTGCTGGCCAGCACGCGCTCGATGCCGCCGGCGGCGGCGCTGCCGATCGCGGCGACCGCGCGACCGATGGTCGGGCCGCCAGCGATGGCGGCGATCTTGGCCGCATAGGCCGGGTCGGTGGCGTAGCCGGCGCGCTGCAGGCCCTGGGCGAAGCCGCGGATGTCGGTGCCGGCCTTCAGCGCCTGCTGGTAGCGCGGATTGGTCTTCAGCAGGCGCACGTAGTCGGCGAAGCTTTCCGCCGGCGAGGAATAGGCGCGGAAATCGGCGGTCTGCGACTGCTTGACGCCGTCCACGTATTCGTGGGTGCCGGTGGTCACGCGATCGCCGTCCCAGCCGGTG is a genomic window containing:
- the flgK gene encoding flagellar hook-associated protein FlgK; this encodes MSILSTGTGALLAFQRALSTVSHNVANINTDGYSRQRTTFATTVPSQYGSEFVGNGTQITDVSRVADQLAISRLFDSTGEVARLKQLSSLSSRVDGLFSDKATSIAGQWSNFFDATSGLSSNASASANRQNLLDAGNSLVTRFKQLNGQLDSLGSEVNNGLLAGTAEANRLATEIAKLNGQIGSNANAAAPDLLDRRDQMISQLIGYTGGSVIQQDGGMMNVYTSGGQAMVVGTNASTLVASPDPYQPERLQIAVKTQGGTTPLSEKALGGQIGGFLEFRSTVLDPTKAELGRIATGLASSYNQQHHAGMDLYGQMGGDFFNLPPPSVDGNSANTGTAAFTASVSDLSKLDGQNLLLTYNGTSWNASRADTGASIPMTGSGTSADPFVVNGVTLQVSGTAASGDKFLLQPTANAISKLSVAITDPSRIAAATPIQASATLSNLGTGKVSNVTATDASNANLLTPANIAFIDSTHYSINGGAPQTYTAGQTISANGWSLTMDGVPSAGDSFAVGPTGVGSSNNGNALLLSNLDDSKAFNGGTITLNGAVAGLTTTVGSSARQAKYAADAQDVIQSSAQDARDSLSGVNLDEEAADMLRLQQAYQAASRLISTADTLFQSILSAVR